One Aegilops tauschii subsp. strangulata cultivar AL8/78 chromosome 7, Aet v6.0, whole genome shotgun sequence genomic window carries:
- the LOC109745819 gene encoding mitochondrial pyruvate carrier 4, producing the protein MASSKLQAFWNHPAGPKTIHFWAPTFKWGISIANVADFAKPHEKISYPQQVVIACTGIIWSRYSMVITPRNWNLFSVSVAMSGTGLYQLSRKMRKDYFSGAEKEAAAASLELEV; encoded by the exons ATGGCTTCTTCAAAACTACAAGCCTTCTGGAACCACCCTGCTGGCCCCAAAACCA TTCATTTCTGGGCTCCAACATTTAAATGGGGAATCAGCATAGCAAACGTTGCCGACTTTGCTAAGCCTCATGAAAAGATATCCTATCCACAGCAAGTAG TTATTGCTTGCACTGGAATTATTTGGTCACGCTATAGCATGGTTATCACACCG AGAAACTGGAATCTTTTCAGCGTTAGCGTTGCGATGTCCGGTACAGGCCTATACCAGCTTTCTCGTAAAATGAG GAAAGATTACTTCTCGGGTGCGGAAAAGGAGGCCGCTGCTGCATCACTGGAACTGGAAGTATAG